Proteins from a genomic interval of Pecten maximus chromosome 13, xPecMax1.1, whole genome shotgun sequence:
- the LOC117340564 gene encoding benzoate carboxyl methyltransferase-like, whose amino-acid sequence MSEAAVEKQQMEGRGISNSMVFDGLTLEYGGMLATNGHSLYKSRDVIMDCLDKIFADFEVTSQPLITVADVGTSDGSTSLNLLNDIIDKIRVDSGQCRELMIYYTDLPGNNFNRMFSVLQAGLHFGPDVFYAAVGRTMFEKCLPDNSTDLIFSSIAAMYLSKRPCQLKDGCYPRQENLEEMKAYHDQATLDWKTFLVMRGRELRRGGYLVVLNIGITKQGETTIHLKGGFGTLGHVLKRMVADGLITEDEFLDCNTLFELNRTEDDYALPFTENDKDLLETGLELVSTRSFVNKLNHPSFEVADKDDATKTVYADRIVAGIKPWLYAIVYNGLSDRRSQRERESLAEIYFSRLWDFAYQNDDQIPQLALVEIVAKKHA is encoded by the exons ATGTCAgaagctgcgg TAGAAAAGCAACAAATGGAAGGAAGAGGCATCTCAAATTCTATGGTGTTTGACGGTTTAACATTGGAATATGGTGGAATGCTTGCAACAAATGGGCACTCGCTTTACAAAAGTCGTGATGTTATCATGGACTGTTTAG ATAAAATATTTGCCGATTTCGAAGTCACCTCACAACCACTTATCACAGTTGCTGATGTTGGCACATCTGATGGGTCCACATCCCTGAATCTTCTTAATGATATTATTG ACAAGATTCGAGTGGACAGTGGACAATGTCGTGAGCTGATGATTTACTACACAGACCTACCAGGGAATAACTTCAACAGGATGTTCAGTGTCCTACAAG CTGGCCTTCACTTTGGTCCTGATGTGTTTTACGCTGCGGTCGGACGCACAATGTTTGAGAAGTGTTTACCGGACAATTCTACTGACCTGATCTTCTCATCGATTGCTGCCATGTATTTATCGAAAAG ACCATGTCAGCTGAAAGATGGGTGTTACCCAAGACAGGAAAATCTGGAAGAAATGAAAGCATACCATGACCAGGCCACCTTGGACTGGAAAACATTTCTGGTTATGCGTGGAAGGGAACTTCGtcgag GAGGATACTTGGTAGTGCTCAATATTGGAATTACAAAACAAGGGGAAACGACAATACACCTCAAAGGTGGATTCGGCACTCTAGGACATGTGCTGAAAAGAATGGTAGCGGATGGCCTTATTACTGAG GATGAGTTCCTGGACTGCAACACTCTGTTTGAACTAAACAGGACAGAGGATGACTACGCATTGCCATTCACAGAGAACGACAAAGACTTACTAGAGACTGGTCTGGAGCTGGTATCCACCCGATCGTTTGTGAACAAACTAAACCATCCTTCCTTTGAAGTAGCCGACAAAG ATGATGCCACTAAAACAGTTTACGCAGACCGTATTGTTGCTGGGATCAAGCCCTGGTTATATGCCATTGTCTATAACGGGCTGTCGGACAGAAGATCTCAACGAGAAAGAGAAAGTCTGGCCGAAATATATTTTTCGCGGTTATGGGACTTTGCTTACCAGAATGACGATCAAATACCACAATTAGCCCTCGTGGAAATCGTTGCTAAGAAGCACGCATAA